The nucleotide window CGGAGACACCGCCGTCCCGAACCCGGCATCTCCTGTCGAACTTCGAGATCGAAGAACGCTCCGACGGGGAAGTCGAAGTCGGCTGCAACATGCTCGTCTACCAGACGAGGCTTGAGCGCACAGAAGCATTCTACGTGGGCCGGCGCGAAGACCGGCTACGGCGGACTGGTGATGGATGGCGCATCGCCGCGCGCAAGATCGTGCTCGATCAGACGCTGATGCCGCGAACCATCTCGATTCTTTTCTGACGTAGACAGCGCGTCGGCCTCGTCCGTTGACGCGATCGCGAA belongs to Planctomycetia bacterium and includes:
- a CDS encoding 3-phenylpropionate/cinnamic acid dioxygenase subunit beta; translation: MVTPELQLDVERFLFREARLLDDARYDDWLALLTDDVRYWMPVRETTSDHGEAIRRLGEMAVFEDDKDFLKARVQRLHTGLAHAETPPSRTRHLLSNFEIEERSDGEVEVGCNMLVYQTRLERTEAFYVGRREDRLRRTGDGWRIAARKIVLDQTLMPRTISILF